In one Myxosarcina sp. GI1 genomic region, the following are encoded:
- a CDS encoding DnaJ C-terminal domain-containing protein, giving the protein MPSAEFKDYYAVLGVSKTASSSEIKKKFRQLALKYHPDRNPGDRQAENKFKEISEAYEVLSDEDKRTKYDRFGQYWQQAERGGTAGWSGARNVGVDVNGFDFSKYGNFEEFINELLGRFSTPEGSGSSSYNYSSRTGNTRNAYSNVNMGDFGNFGSTRTRSSTPANSEANITLSFAEAFRGTTKRLNLGSETVEVRIPAGVKPGSRIRLRGKGQTNAYTKQRGDLYLNVDLQSHSFYTFEGDNLSCEVPIAPDEAVLGASIDVPTPDGMVTVKVPAGIRPGQTLRLKGKGWSLPKGGRSDQLVKITIATPKQVSKAERELYEKIRALRSEEPRSGFQKIDL; this is encoded by the coding sequence ATGCCTTCTGCCGAATTTAAAGACTATTACGCTGTTTTGGGAGTAAGTAAAACAGCTAGTAGCAGTGAAATTAAAAAAAAGTTTCGTCAACTCGCTTTAAAATATCATCCCGATCGCAACCCTGGCGATCGCCAAGCAGAAAATAAATTTAAAGAAATTAGCGAAGCTTACGAAGTACTTTCCGATGAGGATAAACGCACCAAGTACGATCGTTTCGGTCAGTATTGGCAGCAGGCAGAACGCGGTGGAACGGCAGGCTGGTCGGGAGCTAGAAATGTAGGCGTTGACGTTAACGGCTTCGACTTTAGCAAGTATGGTAACTTTGAAGAATTTATCAATGAGTTATTAGGTCGTTTTTCAACACCAGAAGGTTCTGGCAGCAGCAGCTACAATTATTCCAGTCGGACTGGCAACACACGAAATGCCTATAGTAATGTTAATATGGGCGATTTCGGCAACTTTGGCAGCACTCGCACTCGCAGTAGTACTCCTGCCAATAGCGAAGCTAATATTACCCTTAGCTTTGCCGAAGCCTTTAGGGGAACGACAAAACGTCTTAACCTGGGTAGCGAAACTGTAGAAGTGCGTATCCCTGCGGGAGTCAAACCAGGTAGCCGTATTCGCCTGCGTGGCAAAGGTCAGACTAATGCTTATACCAAACAAAGAGGCGATCTATATCTCAACGTAGACTTGCAATCCCATTCTTTCTACACGTTTGAAGGGGATAATCTCAGTTGTGAAGTGCCGATCGCTCCAGATGAAGCCGTACTAGGAGCTTCAATCGACGTACCCACTCCCGACGGTATGGTAACAGTAAAAGTACCTGCCGGAATTCGTCCCGGTCAAACCCTGCGGCTTAAAGGCAAGGGTTGGTCTTTACCCAAAGGGGGTAGAAGCGATCAGTTAGTTAAAATCACCATTGCCACTCCCAAACAAGTCAGTAAGGCAGAACGAGAACTTTACGAAAAAATTCGCGCTCTCCGCAGTGAAGAACCTCGTAGCGGTTTTCAAAAGATCGATTTATAA
- a CDS encoding glucose-1-phosphate adenylyltransferase has product MKKVLGIILGGGAGTRLYPLTKLRAKPAVPLAGKYRLIDIPISNCINSEIVKIYVLTQFNSASLNRHLNRSYNFSGFREGFVEVLAAQQTKDNSGWFQGTADAVRQYLNVLQDWDVEDCIILSGDHLYRMDYSKFIDHHRETDADITLSVLPIDEKRASSFGLMKIDNNGRIIDFSEKPEGEALKQMQVDTTVLGLDAEQAKEKPYIASMGIYVFKKDVLVKLLEKNPEQTDFGKEIIPSANKNHQINAFLFDGYWEDIGTVESFYEANLALTIQPKPPFSFFDEQAPIYTRSRYLPPTKLLNSSVTESMIAEGCIIKDCRINHSVIGLRSRIESNCTIEDTLIMGADFYESLPERETTVENGQIPVGIGGGSTIRKAIVDKNARIGQNVQIVNKDRVEDAQREEEGFYIRSGIVVVLKNATLADGTVI; this is encoded by the coding sequence GTGAAAAAAGTATTAGGCATTATTCTCGGAGGCGGCGCGGGTACTCGTTTGTATCCTTTAACCAAATTAAGGGCAAAACCAGCAGTACCGTTAGCCGGTAAATATCGTTTAATTGACATACCAATTAGTAACTGTATTAATTCAGAAATTGTCAAAATCTATGTTTTAACTCAGTTCAACTCTGCTTCTCTCAATCGACATCTAAATCGCAGCTATAATTTTTCTGGATTTAGAGAAGGATTTGTAGAAGTATTAGCAGCACAGCAAACAAAAGATAACTCTGGATGGTTTCAGGGAACGGCTGATGCGGTTCGTCAGTATCTCAATGTACTTCAAGACTGGGATGTAGAAGACTGTATTATTCTTTCAGGAGATCATCTCTATCGCATGGACTACAGCAAGTTTATCGATCATCACCGAGAAACTGATGCCGATATCACTCTATCTGTATTGCCAATTGATGAAAAAAGAGCCTCTAGCTTTGGTTTGATGAAAATTGACAATAACGGAAGAATTATCGATTTTTCAGAAAAACCAGAAGGTGAAGCTTTGAAACAGATGCAGGTAGATACCACCGTCTTAGGCTTAGATGCCGAACAAGCTAAAGAGAAACCCTATATTGCATCTATGGGTATCTATGTATTTAAAAAAGATGTTTTAGTTAAGCTACTTGAAAAAAACCCAGAGCAAACAGACTTTGGTAAAGAAATTATTCCCAGCGCCAATAAAAACCATCAAATCAACGCTTTCTTATTTGATGGATATTGGGAAGATATTGGAACTGTTGAATCTTTTTATGAAGCTAATTTGGCTTTGACTATTCAGCCCAAACCGCCCTTTAGCTTTTTTGACGAGCAAGCCCCGATCTACACTCGTTCTCGCTATCTACCTCCTACTAAACTGCTCAACAGTAGCGTTACAGAATCGATGATTGCTGAAGGCTGTATTATAAAAGACTGTCGCATCAACCATTCAGTAATCGGTCTGCGCTCTCGGATAGAATCTAACTGCACTATTGAAGATACTTTAATTATGGGTGCTGATTTTTACGAGTCTTTACCAGAACGCGAAACAACAGTTGAGAACGGACAAATTCCTGTTGGAATTGGTGGAGGCTCGACCATCCGCAAAGCAATTGTCGATAAAAATGCTCGGATCGGGCAGAATGTACAAATTGTTAACAAAGATCGAGTAGAAGATGCTCAAAGAGAAGAAGAAGGTTTTTATATTCGTAGTGGAATTGTAGTTGTTTTGAAAAATGCTACCCTAGCCGACGGTACGGTAATTTAA
- a CDS encoding SufE family protein, giving the protein MPSDSKSLSPKLEKIVARFKRRSDPKQKYEQLLWYAKKLPPMPETEKTPANKVKGCVSQVYITATLHEGKVKYQGDSDAQLVKGLVALLIEGLNDLPPEAIIKIQPNFIEETGLKVSLTPSRANGFYNIFQMMQKKALEFELETSA; this is encoded by the coding sequence ATGCCATCCGACTCAAAATCTTTATCACCTAAGTTAGAAAAAATAGTCGCTCGCTTCAAACGCCGCTCCGATCCCAAACAAAAATACGAGCAGCTACTTTGGTATGCTAAAAAACTTCCCCCAATGCCAGAGACGGAAAAAACCCCAGCCAACAAAGTAAAGGGGTGCGTTTCGCAAGTTTATATTACAGCTACCTTGCATGAGGGTAAGGTGAAATATCAGGGTGACTCGGACGCGCAGTTGGTAAAAGGATTAGTGGCATTATTAATTGAAGGCTTAAACGACTTACCACCAGAAGCCATAATCAAGATTCAGCCCAATTTTATTGAAGAGACGGGATTGAAAGTTAGCCTGACTCCCTCCCGCGCTAATGGTTTTTATAATATTTTTCAGATGATGCAGAAAAAAGCTTTAGAGTTCGAGTTAGAAACATCTGCCTAG
- a CDS encoding transcriptional repressor — translation MAHYTASSLKSELNSRGWRMTPQRETILHVFQNLPKGDHLSAEELHNLLDKRGEAISLSTIYRSVKLMTRMGILRELELAEGHKHYELNQPYPHHHHHVVCIQCNKTIEFRDDSILKHSLKQCKKEGFELIDCQLTVMTICPEAIRKGWPSALPSDWACTRAISETEAPADAQ, via the coding sequence ATGGCTCACTATACAGCCTCCTCATTAAAATCAGAACTCAACTCTAGAGGATGGCGCATGACCCCTCAGAGAGAGACAATTCTGCACGTATTTCAAAATTTACCTAAAGGCGATCACCTAAGTGCAGAAGAGCTGCATAATTTATTAGACAAACGTGGCGAGGCAATTAGTCTATCTACTATCTATCGCAGCGTTAAATTGATGACGCGCATGGGAATTTTGAGAGAATTAGAACTAGCCGAAGGACACAAGCATTACGAACTAAACCAGCCCTATCCCCACCATCACCATCACGTAGTTTGCATTCAATGTAATAAAACCATCGAGTTTCGAGATGATTCGATTTTAAAACACAGTCTCAAACAGTGTAAAAAAGAAGGATTCGAGCTGATTGACTGCCAATTAACGGTAATGACAATTTGTCCCGAAGCTATTAGAAAAGGATGGCCCTCGGCACTGCCTAGTGATTGGGCTTGTACGCGAGCGATCTCCGAAACCGAAGCACCAGCAGATGCCCAATAA
- a CDS encoding sodium:proton antiporter — translation MLFSIALILLLGFISGQLMHKLGAPPLIGAILTGIIIGPELGNFIAPVVLDTAADWRSLAVMVILMRAGLGLDRDKLVKQGSVAIRLGFLPALTEGIIIAIAAMFLFNFDLLTGLLLGSVVGAESPAVIVPGMLRLKSLGWGVAKGIPDVILTGSALSDVLVLLLFSLLLNFLTGGTASNNSVWLLPLQVILQIILGIAIGWAIALIIIWVTTKKRWTQNVVQKTLIVATLAILIIVLAQKLPYSGYLATMAMGFFIIELDPPLARQLRTEFNHLWVAAEIILFVLMGASIELEVLEATLVKGILLLAIGLFCGRTIGWYLSTLGSNWNWRERLFLLPGNSAKATVQAAIGAIPLSQGVAGGEIILAIAAWSILITAPIGAWAIPTFAPQLLTKDAVDPTKVNVASRAVFLAAIDGSDTTNKVLTTAADLARRSNGEIVVLFINNGNHPWRYAERNRDLPHLKKLTANLLLDIRYQFITVSNVNNKTILDLAYKHQAINILVGKPQPESSSSVAIHNLLPDLVFSSSIPITFI, via the coding sequence ATGTTATTCAGTATTGCTTTAATTTTGCTTTTGGGCTTCATTAGCGGTCAACTAATGCACAAACTTGGCGCACCGCCTTTGATTGGTGCTATTTTGACGGGTATTATTATTGGTCCAGAACTCGGTAATTTTATTGCCCCAGTAGTATTAGATACGGCAGCAGATTGGCGATCGCTGGCGGTCATGGTAATTTTAATGCGGGCGGGACTGGGTTTAGATCGAGACAAGCTAGTCAAACAGGGTTCGGTAGCAATTCGCCTGGGTTTTCTCCCCGCACTTACCGAAGGAATTATTATTGCTATTGCCGCAATGTTTTTATTTAACTTCGATCTGCTGACGGGTTTACTTTTGGGTAGTGTTGTCGGTGCCGAATCTCCTGCGGTAATCGTACCTGGAATGTTGCGCCTCAAAAGTTTGGGTTGGGGTGTGGCTAAAGGCATTCCCGATGTAATTTTAACTGGAAGTGCCTTATCTGACGTTCTAGTCTTACTGTTATTTAGCCTGTTGCTTAATTTTTTAACGGGAGGAACAGCCAGCAATAATAGCGTGTGGTTACTGCCGTTGCAGGTTATCTTACAAATTATTCTGGGCATAGCTATTGGTTGGGCGATCGCGCTAATAATTATTTGGGTAACAACAAAAAAGAGATGGACGCAAAATGTAGTGCAAAAAACTTTAATTGTGGCTACTCTAGCCATACTGATTATCGTTTTGGCGCAAAAACTACCGTATTCTGGTTATTTAGCAACGATGGCAATGGGTTTTTTTATTATCGAACTCGATCCGCCTCTAGCCAGACAGCTACGAACTGAATTCAATCATCTCTGGGTAGCTGCCGAAATTATTTTATTCGTTTTAATGGGGGCGAGTATCGAACTAGAGGTTTTAGAAGCTACTTTAGTTAAAGGAATATTGTTATTGGCAATTGGTTTGTTTTGCGGACGCACCATTGGCTGGTATTTGTCTACTTTAGGCAGCAACTGGAACTGGCGAGAAAGATTATTCTTACTACCAGGGAACTCGGCTAAAGCAACGGTACAGGCGGCTATTGGCGCAATTCCCCTCAGTCAAGGTGTAGCAGGAGGAGAGATAATTCTGGCGATCGCCGCTTGGTCAATCTTGATTACTGCCCCTATCGGTGCCTGGGCTATCCCTACTTTTGCACCGCAGTTATTAACTAAAGATGCGGTAGATCCCACTAAAGTAAATGTAGCTTCGCGGGCAGTTTTTTTAGCGGCGATCGATGGTTCTGATACAACTAATAAAGTTTTAACTACTGCTGCCGACTTAGCCAGACGTAGTAACGGAGAAATAGTTGTTTTATTTATTAATAATGGCAATCACCCTTGGCGGTACGCGGAGCGTAATCGCGATTTGCCTCACCTAAAAAAACTTACAGCTAATTTATTGCTAGATATTCGCTATCAATTTATTACTGTTAGTAATGTTAATAACAAAACAATATTAGATTTAGCCTACAAGCACCAAGCTATCAATATTCTAGTTGGCAAACCACAACCAGAATCAAGTAGCTCTGTAGCAATACATAATTTATTACCAGATCTGGTTTTTTCTAGCTCAATTCCAATTACTTTTATCTAA
- a CDS encoding dynamin family protein codes for MVDTRADCQNSNELVELDNLQREVIKVLTGVNTLIKDTQANLINDAAEEKYELFEQQISDASQNVAELQLRMAIVAPMKAGKSTIINAIVGQELLPNCAAAMTTIPTEISFNSQLTQPILNLSDNTLEVFNALFLAIKQQIAQFGIETLQQKLARYPHLIELLTKIEAIEQLSFAEQIVGRDAISNTLNYLNHVIRLYSVIDPLSEPLAKLKDVPQIQTPFLSLENSETNKNLGNLTIIDTPGPNEAGENLKLTAVVEEQLHRSSIVLIVLDFTQLNNQAAEAIKRQVKPIIETIGKNNLYVLVNKVDCRRRGDMTTEQVKDFVVADLELSSNDDRDRIFEVSALRAFAATEFLQELKHRPEAKLQDLKSVETLAQEIFGIDWEEELEDIDIQTLFKKAKKLWQKSGFAPFLNGAIAALMTNAAPKCLISALSLSRYRLLEIRDDLKLRSNAISQDTEKLQTEVKALENDLACLESCRQRLGEIEQIKSKLQQNLAVMLEELKKEAVVSVEDYFTREEYERADSLGKADIKARELLLSNIGNFELFPKWISSNLKSSFEYKIAEVISFKTEAEAAEFAEKAVLWAKQRLDILLSKVRHNTELEIEAASLSLAEFLTEETLPIINRAKSRLQTNFNIDLDLPPPVLQSEEEIAIGQQLVKTKTRLVDRGYEEKLVRKRAWYYWLGIVPFYSQEQIRKPYKKENYYTVSIHELVSEINSSSEKFIEAISNKIDAYLELDLQQQVNNFFANLDNYLGSYLQNLQQAQVDRQLSLEQRERLADLLNNLVPQTDKYLSMTDDCLRAVKLPFD; via the coding sequence ATGGTTGATACACGAGCGGATTGCCAAAACTCAAACGAATTAGTTGAGTTAGATAACTTACAACGAGAAGTAATTAAAGTATTAACTGGCGTTAATACTTTAATTAAAGATACTCAAGCTAATTTAATTAATGATGCTGCCGAAGAAAAATACGAACTGTTCGAGCAGCAAATAAGTGATGCCAGCCAAAATGTAGCAGAACTACAGTTGAGAATGGCAATTGTAGCTCCGATGAAGGCAGGAAAATCAACCATTATTAATGCGATCGTCGGACAAGAATTATTGCCTAATTGCGCGGCGGCAATGACCACAATTCCTACAGAAATTTCCTTTAATTCGCAATTAACGCAACCTATCTTAAACCTCAGTGACAATACCCTTGAGGTTTTTAACGCTCTTTTTCTAGCAATTAAGCAACAAATTGCCCAATTCGGAATTGAGACGCTTCAGCAAAAATTAGCTCGTTATCCCCATTTAATCGAACTGCTGACCAAAATTGAAGCTATAGAACAGTTATCTTTTGCCGAGCAAATTGTCGGGCGAGATGCAATCTCTAATACTCTGAACTATCTCAATCACGTTATTCGTTTGTATAGCGTCATCGATCCTTTAAGCGAACCACTCGCCAAACTTAAAGACGTTCCTCAAATTCAAACTCCTTTTCTAAGTTTGGAGAATAGCGAAACTAACAAAAACCTGGGTAATCTGACTATTATCGATACTCCAGGTCCTAATGAAGCGGGAGAAAATCTTAAGTTAACCGCAGTGGTGGAAGAACAACTGCACCGCAGTTCGATTGTTTTAATCGTACTCGACTTTACCCAGCTCAATAATCAAGCTGCCGAAGCAATTAAAAGGCAGGTAAAGCCAATAATAGAAACAATTGGCAAAAATAATCTTTATGTTTTGGTCAATAAAGTAGACTGCCGACGCAGGGGAGATATGACCACAGAACAAGTTAAAGATTTTGTTGTTGCCGATTTAGAATTAAGCTCAAATGACGATCGCGATCGCATTTTTGAAGTATCGGCACTTCGAGCCTTTGCCGCTACGGAGTTTTTACAGGAACTCAAGCATCGTCCCGAAGCCAAACTACAAGACCTCAAGTCTGTAGAAACCCTGGCGCAAGAAATTTTTGGCATCGACTGGGAAGAAGAGCTAGAAGATATAGACATCCAAACTCTTTTTAAAAAAGCCAAAAAGCTGTGGCAAAAGTCTGGCTTTGCTCCTTTTCTTAATGGTGCGATCGCTGCTTTGATGACTAATGCCGCGCCTAAATGTTTAATATCAGCTTTGAGTTTGAGTCGCTATCGTTTACTAGAAATCAGAGACGATCTCAAACTTCGTAGCAATGCTATTTCTCAGGATACAGAAAAGCTACAGACAGAAGTAAAGGCTTTAGAAAACGATCTTGCTTGTTTGGAGTCATGTCGCCAGCGTCTCGGAGAGATCGAACAGATAAAAAGCAAGCTACAGCAAAATTTAGCCGTAATGTTAGAGGAACTCAAAAAAGAAGCTGTGGTTAGTGTAGAAGACTATTTTACTCGCGAAGAATACGAACGTGCCGATTCTTTAGGTAAAGCCGACATTAAAGCCAGAGAATTGTTACTCAGTAACATTGGCAATTTTGAATTGTTTCCTAAATGGATATCCAGCAATTTAAAATCTAGTTTTGAATATAAAATTGCTGAGGTAATATCGTTTAAAACCGAAGCCGAAGCAGCAGAATTTGCTGAAAAAGCAGTTCTTTGGGCAAAACAAAGATTAGACATTTTGCTGTCTAAAGTTCGTCATAATACCGAACTGGAAATTGAAGCAGCGAGTTTGAGTTTGGCAGAATTTTTGACCGAAGAAACTCTACCAATTATCAATCGTGCTAAAAGCAGACTACAAACAAACTTTAATATCGATTTAGATTTACCTCCTCCAGTTCTGCAATCTGAAGAAGAAATCGCTATAGGACAACAGTTGGTTAAAACCAAAACTCGTTTGGTCGATCGCGGTTATGAAGAAAAGCTAGTGCGAAAAAGAGCTTGGTACTATTGGTTGGGTATCGTTCCTTTTTATAGCCAAGAGCAAATTAGAAAACCTTATAAAAAAGAAAATTACTATACTGTTTCAATTCATGAGTTAGTATCGGAAATAAATAGCTCTAGCGAAAAGTTTATCGAGGCAATTAGTAACAAAATTGACGCTTATTTAGAACTAGACCTACAGCAGCAGGTAAATAACTTTTTTGCCAACCTGGATAATTATTTAGGTAGCTATCTCCAAAATCTACAGCAGGCACAGGTAGATCGTCAGCTATCTCTCGAACAAAGAGAACGTTTGGCCGATCTTTTAAATAATTTGGTTCCTCAAACCGACAAATACCTCTCAATGACCGATGATTGTCTCCGAGCGGTAAAGTTACCGTTCGATTGA
- a CDS encoding DEP domain-containing protein: MLDSEQVEYRKVTGYVDDREKTTSGLIYQGNIFTLAKSFDRSELQQAIKECREEYLDHEERTLIPTLLVKDTNSVGIWMRDDRYRISQEANGDVATAQETPQNAAKLDKISVRQLALEMRAEKGVEIKTRRQKLKLYQRCFVGSEAVDWIVKKYDVSRADAVSLGQKLIDKKIAHHITDEEKFEDKELYYRFYEDEGKSIWTDKIV; this comes from the coding sequence ATGTTAGATTCCGAACAAGTTGAATATCGTAAAGTTACGGGTTATGTAGATGATCGGGAAAAAACTACATCGGGATTGATTTATCAAGGGAATATTTTTACTTTGGCAAAATCTTTCGATCGCAGCGAATTGCAGCAGGCAATTAAAGAATGTCGAGAAGAATACTTAGATCACGAAGAGCGGACGCTAATTCCTACTTTATTAGTTAAAGATACAAATAGTGTCGGTATTTGGATGCGAGATGACCGTTATCGCATCAGTCAGGAAGCTAATGGAGACGTAGCTACCGCTCAAGAGACTCCTCAAAATGCTGCCAAACTAGACAAAATTAGCGTCAGACAGTTAGCTCTCGAAATGCGAGCCGAAAAAGGTGTCGAGATTAAAACTCGCCGACAAAAATTAAAACTATATCAGCGTTGTTTTGTTGGTAGTGAAGCAGTAGACTGGATCGTTAAAAAGTACGATGTTTCTCGTGCTGATGCTGTCTCGTTAGGACAAAAACTAATCGACAAAAAAATTGCTCATCACATAACAGATGAAGAAAAATTTGAAGATAAGGAATTATACTATCGTTTTTATGAAGATGAAGGTAAAAGTATTTGGACTGATAAAATTGTCTAG
- a CDS encoding AAA family ATPase has protein sequence MKLKSLQLCNFRQFYGRTPVIKFASGEQNTTAIYGNNGAGKTSILNAFTWILYERFTAAFASPELLINQRAINEAKVGTAVECWVELQFERDRKLYQVKRKCYATKELDSVRYSSTKLFMLVAADDGRWYPPLEAPEEIIESILPASLHQYFFFDGERIDRFFRGERDNNIADDTKELLGVKVLDRAIEHLKTAKRTLQEELQLLGDPAIKQLLQAQMEAETQSDRLTQRQAEISREITSLESRKKQISASLLESSGADKLQQLRAKLIEQEQTVKNSLVKTKSDLKKTISQAGYTVYLETINANFLQLVGNLRDRRLLSTGIKREFVARLLTEGRCICGEKLEPQTTSYQQVSSWLDKVDLQEIEAAAMRLEMQVERSLANSVEFWQQVDLHQAKTNDLYRQLNELETELEKTTKKLKNFPDRDIQNLHSDLERIEEKIKSLVLEQGEQRQQLADIRYSIAKNVTEIERQKLTEHKQAVAKKRVDVTVESIVKLNEIRNRLETQFRFSLEQKLREIFSFISFTPYLPRLDHNYQLTLIENTSGVEVTVAASTGENQILSLSFIGAIIDRVREWSQRNTLMGPDSSTFPVVMDSPFGSLDRIYRRQVARAIPQLANQLVVLATKTQWQGEVETEIEQRVGREYVLVYNSPKPDCELDYLQLGDTNYPLVKHSENNFEYTEIVMIKRYK, from the coding sequence ATGAAGCTAAAATCTTTACAGCTATGTAATTTCAGGCAATTTTATGGTAGAACACCAGTAATCAAATTTGCTAGTGGAGAACAGAACACTACCGCAATCTATGGCAATAACGGTGCGGGAAAAACTAGTATTTTAAATGCTTTTACCTGGATACTATATGAAAGATTTACGGCAGCTTTTGCTTCTCCTGAGCTACTAATCAATCAGCGTGCGATTAATGAAGCTAAAGTCGGTACGGCAGTTGAATGCTGGGTAGAGCTTCAGTTCGAGCGCGATCGCAAGCTGTATCAAGTCAAACGTAAGTGTTACGCAACTAAAGAATTAGATAGCGTTCGCTATAGTTCCACAAAATTATTTATGTTGGTGGCAGCTGATGATGGACGCTGGTATCCACCATTAGAAGCACCAGAAGAAATTATTGAAAGTATTTTACCTGCTAGTTTGCATCAGTACTTCTTTTTTGATGGCGAGCGCATCGACCGCTTTTTTCGTGGCGAGAGAGACAATAATATCGCCGATGATACCAAAGAGTTGCTAGGGGTTAAAGTTTTAGATCGAGCCATAGAGCATTTAAAAACTGCCAAACGAACTTTACAAGAAGAACTGCAACTTCTCGGCGATCCAGCTATCAAACAGCTATTACAGGCACAAATGGAAGCAGAAACTCAAAGCGATCGTCTAACGCAGCGACAGGCAGAAATTAGTAGAGAAATTACCAGTTTAGAATCGCGCAAAAAGCAAATTTCAGCCAGTTTATTAGAGTCGAGTGGTGCCGATAAACTACAGCAGTTAAGAGCTAAGTTAATCGAACAAGAACAAACGGTTAAAAATAGTCTAGTTAAAACTAAATCAGATTTAAAAAAGACTATCTCTCAAGCTGGCTATACAGTTTATCTAGAAACTATCAACGCTAATTTCTTGCAGTTAGTTGGCAATTTGCGCGATCGCAGACTACTATCTACAGGCATCAAACGAGAATTTGTCGCTCGCTTACTTACCGAAGGACGCTGTATCTGCGGTGAGAAACTAGAACCCCAGACTACTTCCTATCAGCAAGTTAGTTCTTGGCTCGATAAAGTCGATCTTCAAGAAATAGAAGCAGCAGCGATGCGTTTGGAAATGCAGGTCGAACGTTCTCTAGCAAACTCTGTCGAGTTTTGGCAACAAGTAGATTTGCATCAAGCAAAAACAAACGATTTATATCGGCAGCTCAACGAATTAGAAACCGAACTGGAAAAAACTACCAAAAAACTCAAAAATTTCCCCGACCGAGATATTCAAAATTTACATTCCGACTTAGAACGAATTGAAGAAAAAATCAAAAGTTTGGTTTTAGAGCAAGGAGAACAAAGGCAGCAGTTAGCGGATATTCGCTACAGCATCGCCAAAAATGTTACCGAAATAGAGCGACAAAAACTTACCGAACATAAGCAAGCTGTAGCCAAAAAGCGCGTTGATGTCACAGTTGAATCTATTGTCAAACTGAATGAAATAAGAAACCGTTTGGAAACTCAATTTCGGTTTTCCTTAGAACAAAAATTAAGAGAAATATTTAGCTTTATTTCTTTTACCCCCTATCTTCCTCGCCTCGACCATAACTATCAGCTGACTTTAATTGAAAATACTTCTGGAGTAGAGGTTACGGTTGCCGCATCTACAGGAGAAAATCAAATTCTGAGCCTTAGTTTTATTGGCGCGATTATCGACCGTGTTAGAGAATGGAGCCAACGCAATACCCTAATGGGACCTGATAGTAGCACTTTTCCTGTAGTTATGGATTCTCCCTTTGGCAGCCTAGATCGCATATATCGCCGACAGGTAGCTAGAGCTATTCCTCAATTAGCAAACCAGTTAGTGGTGTTAGCAACTAAAACACAATGGCAGGGAGAAGTAGAAACCGAGATCGAACAACGAGTTGGACGAGAATATGTTTTAGTTTATAACTCTCCCAAACCAGACTGCGAATTAGATTATCTACAGCTAGGAGATACAAACTATCCTTTAGTAAAACACAGTGAAAATAATTTTGAATATACTGAAATTGTTATGATAAAACGATATAAATAG
- the rsmI gene encoding 16S rRNA (cytidine(1402)-2'-O)-methyltransferase, with translation MMEDLSSGILYLVGTPIGNLEDITLRAIRILQQVDTIAAEDTRRTGKLLQHLQIDTPQISYYEHNHSSRIENLLARLRQGAKIALVTDAGMPSISDPGYELVREAIANSVTVVPIPGVTAAVCALAASGLPTYRFVFEGFLPQKNKFKKERLDALQSETRTTIFYEAPHRLQQTLKDLGASLGIERQIVIARELTKIHEEFWRGSINEAIALYETSRQPKGEYTLVVAGAIPEVAIATEAELITELEQLLKQGMTRSQASSYLAKISNFSRRKIYKLAVEIVS, from the coding sequence ATAATGGAAGATTTATCTTCGGGAATACTTTACTTAGTAGGAACTCCTATTGGAAATTTAGAAGATATTACTTTAAGAGCAATACGCATCTTACAACAGGTAGATACCATTGCTGCTGAAGATACCCGTAGAACTGGCAAATTATTGCAACATTTACAAATCGATACTCCTCAAATTAGCTATTACGAACACAATCATAGCTCCCGAATTGAGAATCTACTAGCTCGTCTTCGACAAGGTGCAAAAATAGCTTTAGTTACCGATGCTGGAATGCCCAGTATTTCCGATCCGGGTTACGAACTTGTTAGAGAAGCGATCGCCAATTCAGTTACAGTAGTTCCCATTCCTGGAGTAACAGCAGCAGTTTGTGCTTTAGCCGCATCGGGTTTGCCTACTTATAGGTTTGTGTTTGAAGGCTTTTTGCCGCAAAAAAATAAGTTCAAAAAAGAGCGGTTGGACGCACTACAATCTGAAACCAGAACGACAATTTTTTACGAAGCACCCCATCGTCTCCAACAAACCTTAAAGGATCTAGGCGCTAGTTTGGGAATTGAACGACAAATCGTTATTGCCAGAGAACTAACCAAAATTCACGAAGAATTTTGGCGGGGAAGCATTAATGAAGCGATCGCACTTTATGAAACTAGTCGTCAGCCAAAAGGAGAATACACACTAGTGGTTGCAGGAGCGATACCAGAAGTTGCGATCGCTACTGAGGCAGAATTAATTACCGAATTAGAGCAGCTATTAAAACAGGGCATGACGCGATCGCAAGCTAGCAGCTATTTGGCTAAAATATCAAATTTTTCGCGCCGAAAAATCTATAAGCTTGCGGTAGAAATAGTATCGTAG